A genomic region of Pyrus communis chromosome 14, drPyrComm1.1, whole genome shotgun sequence contains the following coding sequences:
- the LOC137716325 gene encoding uncharacterized protein, whose product MSILSNNSSSNDGAPSFHEFKKQASFFFKEKIKTARLVLTDVTPAQLLTEEATNGNPLSPDTRTLGSISKAAFELDDYTRIVEILHKRLVNFDRKNWRVSYNSLIVVEHLLTHGPESVAVEFEVDKDVIEQMGSFQHIDEKGFNWGLALRKKSGRILKLLEKGPLLKEERDRARKLTRGIQGFGSFCQRSSGSSAQGILGESSFQTYGRSNSQFLSSDDENQENQFPSSDVEDFTKKVEESKRSNGSLAIIEAVKDEAKKPETFSFKENLVPKKEELERCNCKGESNPLLGGEKDVSGFEVSAENEHPFNETHNPSAASLLAAS is encoded by the exons ATGTCGATCTTAAGCAACAATAGCAGCAGCAACGATGGAGCACCTTCATTTCATGAGTTCAAGAAACAagcttctttcttcttcaaggagaagATCAAGACTGCAAGACTAGTCCTCACAGATGTTACACCAGCTCAATT ATTGACTGAAGAAGCTACAAATGGGAATCCATTGTCACCAGACACAAGGACCTTGGGTTCAATTTCAAAGGCTGCTTTTGAACTGGATGATTACACAAGAATTGTGGAGATTTTGCACAAAAG ATTGGTGAATTTTGACAGAAAGAACTGGAGGGTATCCTACAATTCTCTGATTGTAGTTGAGCATTTACTTACTCATGGACCGGAAAGTGTTGCAGTTGAGTTTGAGGTTGACAAAGATGTTATTGAACAGATGGGAAGCTTTCAGCATATAGATGAGAAAGG ATTCAATTGGGGCCTTGCTCTTAGAAAGAAGTCGGGGAGAATTTTGAAACTGCTAGAGAAGGGGCCTCTTCTCAAAGAGGAGAGAGACAGAGCTAGGAAGCTAACAAGAGGGATCCAAGGGTTTGGAAGCTTCTGCCAAAGATCATCTGGTTCTTCAGCACAAGGAATTCTTGGAGAATCATCATTTCAAACGTATGGAAGGTCGAATTCTCAATTTCTCTCCAGCGACGATGAAAACCAAGAGAATCAGTTTCCATCATCTGACGTCGAAGATTTTACTAAGAAAGTTGAAGAATCAAAGCGGAGCAACGGAAGCCTTGCGATCATTGAGGCCGTCAAGGACGAAGCAAAGAAACCcgaaacttttagttttaaagaaaacttGGTTCCAAAGAAGGAAGAGTTAGAGAGGTGTAACTGCAAGGGAGAGTCTAACCCACTTTTGGGTGGTGAGAAAGATGTGTCTGGATTTGAAGTTTCTGCTGAGAATGAACACCCCTTCAATGAAACACACAATCCAAGTGCTGCTTCATTGCTTGCTGCAAGTTAA